The Hordeum vulgare subsp. vulgare chromosome 4H, MorexV3_pseudomolecules_assembly, whole genome shotgun sequence genomic interval GAGATGCATTTCGCCCCCTCCTTTCGGACGAAGAGCAATGTTCGCCGAATTTAGCCAACTTAAGTTCAGAGTACGCAAATTAGAGAAGTGTTGGACTGCCAACAAAATGTCATCCTTTATGGTCTCCCAACACGCCTTGAAGAAGGCCCGAGAGAAGCCATTCGGGCCCGGTGCCTTTTTCACCTCTTCCTCCGAGAAGGCAGCTCCTAAAGTTGTGAGATCGCAAGCTCGCAGTGGGATGGTTTCCCAGTTTATGTCGGTGCTACGCGGTTGTCCACGTCTTGTGACTTCAGCTAAGTGGCTCTGAACAATGGTTTTCATGTGGTCGTGAGAAGTAACCCATCCGTTGTTATGCTTGAGACGGTGAATGAAGTTCTTCCTACGTCGATGGTTGAAGCGCAGATGGATGAAGCGGGTGTTGGCATCGCCGTCCTTCAAACTCGTGATTCTAGAGGTTTGTTTCTTCCGCGCGCTCAAGAACAGCAAGGCCGACCACTTTCCGCGTAAGCCTCTTTCGGAGATCTTGTTCGTCGGCGCTGAGGAAGCGTAGTTCTTGGGCCACGTCCAAGCACATAATAACTTCCAAGGCCATGTGAAGTTGCACCTTCGAGTGAGCGAAGAGCGTCCTACTCCATTTCCTCAATTTCTTGCATGTCTCTTTAAGCTTGTGAAAGAGGTTGAGGTAAGGATTGTGTGGCCGGGATTTGTGGCCCAAGCTCCACGAACAACCTTTCCAAAGCTGCGCATTTTGATCCAAAAGTTTTAAAAGCGGAAGGACTTTGATCACTACGTCCTCTCTGTCATTTGCAAGAAGAGGGCGGTGATCTCAAAGTGATGACGAGAGCACATGCAGAATATGTGTGCCGAAGTCCAAGTCCTAGTCTTCGTTACAGAAGAAAGAGTCAAGTTTACTGAGGATGGGGCTGCTTCGCTGGTTGCTCCATGTGAACTTTCTgttttgtatgtgaacctctttgAGCTCAGAGATTAAGTGCATTTCTGAAGCGAACAATGCGGCTCCGTTCGACATTTGGTCTATTCTTGTCTTGCGCATGATAGATTTGATTGAAGTTACCGGTGACCAACCACTTAGAACCTGGGGTGGGCTTCTCATTGATCAGCTCTGGAAAGAAGGCATCCTTCTGATTGTTTCTCGTCGGGCCATACAGGATGGTGAATTTAAAGGTTGTGGCCAATGAGACGATCTTGATATTACAGGAGAGAAAGAATGCACCAATGCATACATCATTCACATCCACTGCGCTCTCGTCCCAAAGCAGTAGAATGCCGCCAGTGCTGGTAGCTGGGCCAGGCGCTGAGCAAATTTCTTCAATCTGAAGCAAATTTCTTCAATCTGACACCGCCAAGGAACGAAGCGATGAAAGGGTCAACCAGCTCTAATTTAGTTTCTTGGTGGCAGACAATGTGACAAGGAGTAGCAATGATTGTTTCTCGAATTGTTGCGCGACTGGACAATTTAACCCACGCACATTTCAGTTGAGAATGCTAAGATCTTGTTCTAACATGGATAACTAGGATTACTTCGGAGTTGGAGCACGCAAGCATCCAGTACACAACAACGGCAGTCACGGAAAGCTTATACCGAGTAGCAGCGGAGAGCCTCGCCAATGCAGCAGAGATCAGTCATCGCCATGGGACGTCTGCAAACAGGCGTACATACACGCAATTGTACGGGTTGTATCTAACATGGAAAGAGGCTGACATCTGTAACATGGGCCTGAAGGCTGCACCATTGCGCCGTCTGGCCGACCACTTCCGCGCCAGAGCCCTGGAGCTCGGTACCTGCCTGCCCTCCATGCTCAATCAGGGCACCGCCAGGGCCAGTTTTTTAAGATATTCTTATTAGGAAAGTGTAATGGAATTTCATGGTAAAGATGTAATATAAGCGGTTCATATATTTATGTGATTATGAAGACATGACGGTCCGGTCCTTGTAAATCAAAAGAGCGTGTAAtgataatactccctccatccaaaataagtgtcttaagcttagtactccctccgtcccaaaattcttgttttagatttgtttaaatatgaatgtatctagtcacattcTAGTATTTTGATTcattcatttctagacaaagctaagacaataattttgggacggagggagtataattttatactagaactagtataaagttaagacagttattttaaaATGGAGGAAGTACATAACAACATCATAATTCATCATTATTAAGATATGATAGCAGCTTACTTAAACCATGAATTGGTGTATAACCCGTTTGATGTAGGGGCCATGTCACTATGTATTATGTAACTAcctcctccgtttctaaatacaagtctttttagagatttcactagcgactacgtacgaagcaaaatgaatcaatctacactttaaagtatgtctatgtacatccataTGCAGTCGGCTAatgaaacatctaaaaagacttatattcaaAAATGAAGGGAGTATATAATAAAGGACGGGCGATAAGACTTGTGGACTCCTTACAAAtgatttttttagtttatttccaGAAGAAGTTGAATTCATGATGAAAAGACACATGGCCAAAAAAACAAAGTCAAACTATGAGCGAGCCAGGTAGGTAAACAAACGTTGAGTAGCTAGAAACAATCAATTTGGGAGTACAactctgcatgcatgcatgcatgcatttcctTACGACTGAACAGACAACCTTTGTAGATGCTCACAAAAGACCTGGAAGCTCACATCATCGGTGAATATGATGTCAGAACCTGGTGGAACATCATGTGCTGAATTATATGTGGCTGATGGATTTAGTTTTGCTAACAAGAACCTTGCCTGCATGCAATGGAACATCATATATGTTAACTATTATTATTACACTATATATTAGATTCTTTTTAAGCAAACATAAAACTGAACATGCCTTAATCTATACAAGAGGTAACAAATAATAATACAGTAACATACACACCTGGGAGCCATGCTGGTCACAGACGACTAGTCTAGGAACTGGGAATCGACCATTTATTATCACCTGGGCCTCCTCCTGAGGAGCTTGTAATAATTGTGCGAATTGCTGAAACAAAAAGGAATTATAGTGGGTGAGCATCTGAATTGCTCAAACACTTATGGGCTAGGAAGATGCACACATGTTACCTGATGCTCCGGCTGATTCTGATAACACATGTTTCTCCACTGAGCGATTGTCATTCCATGGAAGATGACAACACTGAAGTATGCATCAAGCAGCAGTATACGATCTACTGCTATTGATGCCACATCGAGGAATACAGGGGATGGAGGTGAATCGAAAGAAAATGAAATTAATGACGGCTGAATCATTGCAACTGAATTAGTGATACTCTCTCGGTTGAGTAACATTCGGAAATAGGCTGTTTCATCTGGACTGTTATTAAAAACCTGTAATAACAAAAGGCCGAGTATTAGTAAGGCACTGATTTCCTCAAGGGGAAAAACAATAATGCAACCAGTTCACAAAATAAGTGACGTTTTAGACAGACCTTCGATCAAAGTTTTAACACTTCCAGTGCCAATAATGTTTAAATTTTAGATTGGAAACTTGAAAATCCTATGAATAGATTTGCTTGGAAGTATTTTGAGAATATTAAAATTATCTTTGGTTTGATACATATACTGCGTTGAAACTtagcggtcaaagttatactccctccgtccacaaTTACTTGTCACATAAAtggataaaaatggatgtatcttgaactaaaatacatctagatacatccattcttgtgacaaatatttccggacagagggagtacatcttAAAGACAGTCCAATGTGCAACACAGCAAAACGGCACTTATTTGTGAACTGGACGAAGTAACAGGTGTGCAACACATCACCTGAACAAATTGCGAACGCCGGAGATTAAACATAAACTGAGGAAACAGTGAGAAATTAGAATGTAGGCTAAATGAAGAGGGGTCATCCTTCCGATAATCCCCAAATCTTGAACATAGACGTATGAGAGATCTATCGAGCCACCGTGTTGCATCAAACTCTTCCTACAAAAATGGTTCAAACAAACTGTTAATCATGCATCTCAAACACAAATTTAGATTTAGCAACACCAGGGTGACAAATTGCATGTACATATGCAGGTGCGTGAAGATATCTCCTACGCTAATCAGAGAGCCCATAAGGTATACAGTTGTTCATGAAGATTTACAATATGCACAAACGTACTAAAGGATTTCACTGTACAGGTACGTGGTTGCTGTCATTTAATAATACAGCTAGAAAATCAAAAgataaacaaaatgcatagagagAAGCTTCTGTGTAAGGACTAAATGATGATATTTAAAAAGATAAAGAAAATGCATAGATCATAGTGTTCGCCTGCTCAAtaaaaaaaatgcaagttgtgcaGAACGCAAGTCATCGACCCTAGAACTTTAGGAAATCAATAGCTAACAGTATGCACGCTTGCACATACTACATGCAAACATAGATGCATAAGAGGATACACGATATCAAGAACTAAATGGTTCCTTTGTTTCCTCCTGAATATGGAAGCAGAAGTGTCTAAACTCAGTTGCGAACAAATTACTATGAACAACAGGCACAAAGAAAATAATGAAGTTTTCATGGTTTAGTAGATAAGAACAAATACAGTAGCCACTGTATCAAAACCTCCAACATTGATGTGCATAAGTATAGAATTAACAATAATTACAGTTATTGTGTAATACTACTATAATAGTATAGGGTTAGACAGATGTTGGCTTGAGAGTGAAAACACACAATTAATACTCCTGTAGATCAACCTAAGTACCTACTTAACCATTCAGAGTAAAAAGATTTAATGCTCTAAATTGTCATTACTGCAGTAAtgaatgtttgatgaagatgacacTTTACTTCAATGCAAGTGTCAGGGTGAGACTGGCTTTCGCTCCAACACAAGAATATGCACATAACAGAACACTAAACGAATAGGCAATTTGATTGCCTATTTGATTGAACAAAAAACGAATAGGCAATCAAAGCCATATACATACTGATGTTATCAGGTAAATCACTGAGGTTGCACTCAGGATAACTGGAGTATGATGCATGAATGAAGTACCTCTATTTCCATTTTCAAGGAAATGTATCTTGCCAACACAACAGCTGCAGTTTCCTGGTCAAATCCTTCGACTAGTTCCTGTATTTAAAGGAAATGCATGTCAAGTCAAAAGTGAAAGTCATCCAATGAAATGTAATAGTCCTGCAAGTAACACTTAGGAATTTATAATCTGTCCTACTTAAACCTGTAGAAATAAAACTCTTTACTCTAAGGGAGAAGCACTCATTTGTTTAAGAAGACTTCGACGAGAGAATTCCAGACACAATAAACAGTGAACACTACAGTGCCTGCATTTTTCTCCAATGGACAGGTTAAATTGATTGGACAGCTTCAGGCAGGTGAAAAATAGTATATTCATTGTAGCCAATATGTGCTCACTTAATTATAGACATGTGCATGAGAAATGAAACAGCTACAATGCAAGAATGTACATTTGTATGATGATATTAATCCAACCAAGCCAACAACAGTGCTCCATACTTGTAATGATCATAGATTACAATTGATATGGTTCAGTTTAGCACACTGCTCGTGCTCAAACAACATAATATACATAACAAGAAATTTTTAAGGCTTGCTTAAAAGAATAAGGCTAACCTCGGTATTGGTAGAACCATCCACCCATTTTCTGGATACAGTAGTAACTCTTATTCTCATTTGACCTTCCGGGTGTTGGTAACTACAAAAGAATCAGCACACTCAGCAGTTGGCACATTCAGTCAATCTTACACAAAGATAGCAGGACTGAAATAACTACCTGGTTACAAACTGTATGTACAAATCAGGATTTTGATGACCTGGTTGCCCAGAGCGTTCACTCGGTGAGACATCAAAAAATACTGTAAGTGAAGTATTCCTATCAAGCCCACACATTTTCCATGCTGTTGTGCTTCCCTGACCGATAATTGTGTCTGCGCATAAAGCTCCTTTCTATGGTTGCCATGTtgcaaagatcaagccaagtcctAACATTAGTATTTTTCATCTTAACAAATCTTAGCACAAACGAGTGTATGATATAGATAGGCCTACCTTCTCCAAAGATGTACACGGTCCAATAACACCCTGAACTTTAATGTCCTTCGAACAGTTTATTTCAAATGTGCCACttcaagaaagaaagaaaaggtaAGAATCAGTACGTGTTTACAGCTATTTTGCTGAATCATTGTATTAGGAGAAACACGACATACCACTCCTCAACCTCTACTTTCAAGATTAAGAGGTAAGCATGGTATAGCtatctgaaattatcagtaagggCATTCACTTCCCAAGAAGTTCACTAAATCCAGAAGAAACTTTAATCATTACTAGTacatatgcccgtgcgttgcgacgggcaaaaaaaaaacacaaaacatgcACCTTCTATCACTATGTGCCGCCTTTTATATCCAACTCATGCAAGCATCACAACTCTCATCCCTAGAAACATTGTGAAAGTAAAGTTGTTCACCAAAAAGTAAAACTACAAATATCTTGATTAAAAAATGGAAGGAAAACTTTGTCAAGACTTGAAAAAGATGtcatgttttttttattttagcaACATAACGTTACTTCTGTGAGCTTTGTGGATAATCTGAAAACTGTGACTCCTATGACATGAAAACATAGAAAAATCTTGATTCAAGCATGAAGGGAACTTTTGTCAATTAGGCGGCCTATATAGTTTTGCAGCTTTCCACGGGGCTTTTGCACTAATAGATTTTATATTACCCTAATTTTAACTTGCTTGCTCTGTTCAATTGCTTGGATTCTCCATTTAATTCAGAAAAAACAATCTCATTCGTAGAATCGATTGACCAAAAAAAAATATCCACTATCGGATTTGAATCGATGACCCTCACATTACAAGTGCGCAAAAAAACTAAGAGTAGACCGTTATCCCTCTTTGTTTAGCATTTGAATGACCCAATCCTTCTTCTTTATTCTATCTGTCTTTAGGCGGAGTCATCGGCTCTTATGTTATATTCTGTTTGTTCAGTATTATATGGCGATGAAGAGTCCACTTATGTTATACTTTGTTTGTTTAGTATTATCAGGCGATGAAGAGGCCACTTAGTCGAGTCTGGAATTAATTTATAACAAACGAAAAAAATGATTGGTATCTATTATTAGGGGGGAGCCATCAACACTAAATTAATCATTAAATGTTTTGAATTATAGTGCCAAAATATGTCTTATATTttgtacggagggagtatatattattAGGGGGAACCATCGACCCTAAATTAGCCATCAAATGTCTTGAATTAATTGAAAAGTGGTACATGCATTCGAGATTAGCATGGAGGTTTCGTGGGTCTTTCTTCCCATTAATTGAAAGGTTCACAACAATAattatttcttcttttttcatAAGTGTACTCGTTTTCCTTGCTGGTTCTTGAGGGAGCTTATTGAGTTTAATTTGCAGACCTATATAAATAGATGGATTTGTCCGTAAAACAGCAATGTGGGACTATGTATACAAACCCTCTTTTTTTTACAGAAGTATGATGTACATCAATTGTACACAGCCTTAAAAAACCTGTTTGTTGGCCCACATTAGAAGATCGAGACTCTTGGTTGGCTCAAAAAGGAAAACAGATGATTTAAAAAAACAGATCGAGACACTCATGCATGAAAAAACAGGCGGGGTGATGGTGCCTAAACTCATTGTCTACTTTTACAAAAAGCTTTATCCCTTTGTTATGCGCATTAGGCTGCCTAGATGAGTTGGTGGGTACAACAACAATCGACCTGTGGTTGTGGGTTCAAATCCAAGTGCTTGCACAATTTTTTTTATCTCCTCTTTCCAGGCCGGGCTGGACTGTGTCCGCACACGGAAAAAAAATGGATTGCGGGTTTCATTCAAGAGAATATCATGGTGTTTATCATAAAATTacatgacggactaagaatacctatttcttttattagtactagcaaaaaggcccgtgcgttgcaacgggagaaaaaaatcatAATCTCCAATTGTGATAATCACATTatgtttttaaaattttaggacatttcttgaaatgcatgaacattatttgaattatgatgaaaatggcaaagtatgttttgttaattaatgatagcatatgcataagaacattatttttatcttactgatatatgtgtttgcatttgtaatctAAGTGAAGTCTTAATTTGGTTGCAAACATATTAGACAGCTCCATCGAAAACAATCAATTTGTAAGTACATGCATACCAAATGTTCGTATCAATATCGATATTCATAAAAAAGtaattagcaaaacagtttatatatatgaaaaatcaaagATAAGCCATTTGTTTACGTAAAGCTTGTATAAACAACATTGTATATTTTCTATACATTAGAAACATTTTTTTGCATGTGACATCAGAAACATTATTGAGTTTTGATGTCTAATTTTTtaatacacattttacatattttgtatgcatcatgaacattatttatatacatgttttacattatttaaatacacgattaacatttttgaaaagttctattttttatgtctactttgttccatacacattatatatttttgtatatgttttcttatacaccggaaacatttttctatgcacatttaaagttttttaaatacacgatcaaaaaatttaaaaaataaaagaaaaatatattatttattgtCCATACGCACTGTACATTTTTTTGTACATATGGGAACTTTTTtgcctacaaatttgacatttctttaatccatgattaacatctgtgcaaagtttatcgaaataaaggcaaaagaggaaaaaaaagtaGAAAAGTGCGAAATAGAAGAACAAAAAGGGTTTCAAGCCGGAAACATTTTTCTATGCACATTTAAAGTTTTTTTAATACAcgatcaatatttttcaaaattaaagaaaaatatattatttattgtCCATACGCACTGTACATTTTTTTGTATATATGGGAACTTTTTtgcctacaaatttgacatttctttaatccatgattaacatttgtgcaaagtttatcgaaataaaggcaaaagaggaaaaaaaaagtAGAAAAGTGCGTAATAGAAGAACAAAAAGGGTTTCAAGCCGCGATCGAGATCAAACCTGGGTCTCCAGGGTGGGACAACGCACACCCAACCGGTTGGGGTAGGCTTGTGCTTGTGATAAAATACAGAACCGCATCCTTTAGAATTAGAAAGAAAGAGCCAAATCGAAGTTCAAAAAAGAATCGTTTTTGTCACTTacgggtggcattggtgggtaattttggcGAACTTTAGGGGCAAAtttaatgacgtaccacagaagcaatagatgctttattagtaggtatagaggtatagatatagatatagaatAGAATTTGACTTCTAGTGTTGGTTAGGCGCATCAGTAGTTGATATCATCTCCATATGACATGGATATTATATGCTGATAAAAGAGGAAATCAaatgagaagagaagaaagaaactATAACTATTATCTAAAGCTTAGACCAATGCCATTTTTCTTCGGCTTGCTATGATCTACCTCCTTGGCCTTAGGTTCCTAGCTCACAGCCACAGCTCACCGCTCCCAAGTTCCAAGGCCTACTGTCAACATGTATTGCTTCCAAGTGCCACCATGTGAAACCACCCACCAAAATCTGGTTGCTGCCTGCTGCCACTGATGGCACTCCATGTCAACGGCTCAAAGGCTGCTCACCCAAATCTAGTAGCTGACAGGGAAGATGGCAAAGAGAAGGATGACAGTGAACAAAGAATGAAGCACCGAGCAGTAGCATGAGTTCATGGCTTCTTGTTGAGCGGCCATGAGTAATCAACTCTCCCAATAACAAGATGGAGAAGAGGCAGGGCAAGGGGATAGAGAGTTAAGTTAGAGGAGGATACGCTATTGGCACAGAGACAGCATCTGCCAGCAAAACATGACCAAGGCCACCAGTTTCAAAGAAGAGATGTGAACAACGCTGATCTACTCAAGGAGAGCAAGCCAGCGAGCAGTGTCCATGGGAGAGATAACAAGATCCAGCAGTTTGAAGCTTACCACCTCTCTCCTGTCCCGCCATTGCTACTATTCATGTTGTCCAGTATTACTCATTAGCACCAAGCATCCAGCAGCTGTGGGGGTGATCGCTGATGATTATTGTTCATTCTGCATAGCAGAGATCAGAGACTAACCGGGCTGGGGGTTAAATTATTTTAAAGAATGATTCTGCTGATCTATATGGGGAAGAGTCACAGAGCGAGGAGGCCCGATGGATGTTCATCGTGTGATGTGGATGACCAGCACAACAGACAAACCACAGAAGGTGGTGAAATTATCTGAGATACTCCCTCCGGACCTTTTTTCTCTGGGTCTAAGAGCAAACACGCATACCAAGGCATGGGTCGCTGGCTGTTTCCTGGACGAGATTGCCCCGGTGGCCCTGCGCAGCATCGATGGAATCAGCCGATGGTAATAAATTTGTATGCAACCTGATTGGCTCTCCTCCCTCGCCTCGTTCCCAACGTTGCATGCCGGCGTCCCTTTTTCTCCAGCGGCGCTGCACGCGAGCTTCTGTTCATGCTAGCAAAATTTCACCTCCCTCCTAATCCTAAACGAAACAGGACACCATGGAGTAGCTTCAAAAATTGGCCGCGGAAAGTGAACTTATCGCCACAGATTTGGAATTCCCTCCGAAACTGACAAACCCACTTTATAAATCAAGCCCCATGAACAGACAACATGCACACTTATGCTCAGTCTCGCCACACTTCTCTTGCTCGCCACGAGCATGCATGGATCACCGTCCTCCGCGAGTGCATGGATGTCCAACACGAGCGCCATACCTCGCGTACACCTGGACAACGCCGTTGCCTTTCCTGGACAACGCCGTTGCCTTTCTCCGCTTGGCTGGCTGCCACGAGCACGCCATCCTCCACTAGCTTGATGTCCTCGACGTGCGTGCAGACCGCCAAGAGGACACCACCGGCCGCGAGCACGCTATCATCTGCGAGGACGATGTGGTCCACAAGGATGTTGTGCTCTGCGTGCGCATCGTCCGCATGCGCATCGTCCGTTGTGAGGATGCCACCGGCCGCAAGCATGTCGTCCTCGGCGTGCATGCCGACCGCCAAGAGGATGCCACCGAACGCGAGCACGTCGTGGTCCGCAAGCTCGTGTCCTCGGCGTACACGCCGACCGCCAAGAGGACGCCATCGAAAGCGAGCACGTCGTGGTCAACAAGCTCGCCGTCCTTAGCATGCACGCTGTCCGCTGTGAGGATGCCACATGCCGCGAGCATGTCATCCTCGGCATGCACGCCGACCGCCGAGAGGACACCACCAGCCGCAAGTATGTCATCATCCGTGAGGACACCATGGTCCGCGAGTTCGTCGTCCTCTGTGAGGAGGCCATCGGTGGCAATTATGATGACCGTAGCAAGGTCACCACCGGCGACAAGCAGGCCTCTGTACATGAGGAGGAGCTCTTGTTCCATCTTCACCGCGGTTGTTCTGTTCACAAGCATAAGGCCCCATAGGTTTTCTCTCTCCCTCACAACAAATGGGACCCGTAGAGAGATGAGGAGATGTGGTAGGAAGACGAAGCACGGCAGCCGAAGAAGTGGAGGGGCAAAGTTGGAAAGAAGCGATGAAAAAGCCTTACGCGCAGAGCATTGCAAGAAAAACGGGAAAAAATTAAACGCAAACTAAAAAgatcggagggagtacaaaatatATTGATTGTTCATACAGATCTACCTAGACATGCCATCTTTGGATGAAAATGTAAAAGGTAATGAAACAAAGATGATAAGGGACAGCAAACTTACTTAAATGACAGGCCCAATGAATGTTCACCTCCCTCAAAAATGCGTTTAAAAGAATCCTTAAACACGGAATGCCCAAAACTCTCGGATAAGACAACAAGGCCGCATGTTCTCTCAATAGCAAGCTTCATCTCAGCTAGTCCAACCTGTTTTGGTGTTTCAAACATAACACAAGTTCAGTCGAACACCAATACAAAATCAACAAGCAcaattggaggataataaatgtagCTTCGGATACAGGCCATTCTAAACTCATACAGTGTGATTTCATTAACATTT includes:
- the LOC123448569 gene encoding protein transport protein SEC23-like encodes the protein MAADPSAAAAPADPDGPDAVRFTWNAWPRSKVEASRCVVPLAAAISPVRSPESLASPPLPYPPLRCKPPCSALLNPFARVDFAAKIWICPLCFSRNHFPPHYAGISENNVPAELFTQCSTVEYLVAAPPGSPAPLPPVFLFVIDTCVIEEELEYVKLSMRKAVALLPEHALVGLVTFGTQVHLHELGFSELSKIYVFRGSKEISKEQILDQLGLSVGGRPGFPKMTQQPGVQQVNVMHPLATTGVNRFLLPVSECECTLSTLLDELQPDQWPVEAGNRAIRCTGVALNVAAGLLGACLPGTGARIIALLGGPCTEGPGVIVSKDLSEPVRSHKDLDKDAAPHFQKAVKFYDGLAKQLVSQGHVLDVFASALDQVGLAEMKLAIERTCGLVVLSESFGHSVFKDSFKRIFEGGEHSLGLSFNGTFEINCSKDIKVQGVIGPCTSLEKKGALCADTIIGQGSTTAWKMCGLDRNTSLTVFFDVSPSERSGQPGHQNPDLYIQFVTSYQHPEGQMRIRVTTVSRKWVDGSTNTEELVEGFDQETAAVVLARYISLKMEIEEEFDATRWLDRSLIRLCSRFGDYRKDDPSSFSLHSNFSLFPQFMFNLRRSQFVQVFNNSPDETAYFRMLLNRESITNSVAMIQPSLISFSFDSPPSPVFLDVASIAVDRILLLDAYFSVVIFHGMTIAQWRNMCYQNQPEHQQFAQLLQAPQEEAQVIINGRFPVPRLVVCDQHGSQARFLLAKLNPSATYNSAHDVPPGSDIIFTDDVSFQVFCEHLQRLSVQS
- the LOC123448570 gene encoding uncharacterized protein LOC123448570 — protein: MLVNRTTAVKMEQELLLMYRGLLVAGGDLATVIIIATDGLLTEDDELADHGVLTDDDILAAGGVLSAVGVHAEDDMLAACGILTADSVHAKDGELVDHDVLAFDGVLLAVGVYAEDTSLRTTTCSRSVASSWRSACTPRTTCLRPVASSQRTMRMRTMRTQSTTSLWTTSSSQMIACSRPVVSSWRSARTSRTSS